AGGGGTCTTTTGTACGTAGACCTTGAATAATAAGTAGAACCCGGAGACAGTAACATGGAAAATACTCCAGGTGGTTAGAACGGCAGGCAACGCTGTAGAAAACATGGTTCTTAAACGAGAAATTCTGAATAaagactttaaaattttccacccTATGCTTGAAACTTGCTCAATAATTCTGTTTTTTGTACTTCTTTTCCCAGTGTCAAAACATATAAAGCAAACCAAGTTGTCTTGGAATGCAGATGGCATTGTTGACGGAGTCAAGTATAAAGACGGGAATCTGGTGATCCAGTTCCCAGGTTTGTACTTCATCATTTGCCAACTGCAATTTCACGTGCCTCAATGCCCAGAAAATTCTATCGACCTGAAGTTGGAGCTTCTCGTCAATGAGGTGGTCAAAAAGCAGGCATTGGTGACAGTGTGTGAGTCTGGAGTGAAAACCAAAAATATATACCAGAATCTCTCACAATTCTTGCTGGAGCACCTTCAGGTCAACACCACCGTATCAGTCAGGGTGGATAAATTCGAGTTTGTGGATACAGATACCTTCCCTCTTGAAAATGTGTTGTCCATCTTCTTGTACAGTAGTTCAGACTGAACAGCTTTTCCTGGCCTTCAGGAAGAGAGAAACTCTCCACCTTACAGTACTTCATCCACCCAAACACTtggacaaaaaagaaaactttagacCAAGACTGAAGCCACAAAGAGTATTAAATAGAAttcttctccttctttctcttggGAAGATACAGCTCCAGGGTTAAAATGAGTTTTAAGTGAAGTATCTTTCAGAGAAAAGGCAGGGAAGTAATATGGTATGGGGGACAGAGCCCCACCTGGGAATCTGAAGGGATGGGTATATACCCAGCCCTACCACTAACTCACTGTATGATCTTGGGCCATTCCTTCACCTCCCTGGAACTCAAAACCCACGTCTGAAAAATGAGGGGGCTAGATTTGATCTTCTCCAAGGTCTCTTCCATCTCAGAAGACCAGACTTTCTTATTACAGGCCTATGAGCTGAGATTCCACACAGTGTTATGGAAGCCCCCAACCAAAGAAAGGCCCCCACACCCATACAAAGCTGATGGTACTAGTGGCATCGGGCTGCACTGTGCTTCAACAGACTCAGAGTATGGGAACAAGGTGCAGGGTGCCTTGCAGAAATATAAGAAATACAGAAATGTAGGAACCACAGGATCCAAAAATATGTAACAGAAAGAACTGCCGAACTGACCATCTGAAAATCCAGAATCTAAAAGATCATCGGGGTATTTGGAAAACCATCCAACCAGGCCTGACTCCATTCCAGTTAAGACTGACAATAAGTGGACAGCAGACGGTACTGCTGTCCTGTCAGAAAAGGGCTGGAAATGATGAGAACTTCTGAGCAATGGCAACCTCCTCTACTGATTTGAGTCGCTGTGAGATTTCTCTAGCTGCGTCAGCCTTTGCAGCTGTCCGTCATCTTTGGAGAAGCACCTTATctgtctggggaaaaaaaaaaaaaaaagactttgacAAACCATTTGAGTTGGTGTGAAAGTCCCTGAGGTTATGCTTCagtaagaaaagacaaaaacagaccCCCTAACTTCCATGCAAAAGAATAGAGTGAAACTTGCATTTTTTCTcaagaaggagagaagagagaaagaaagggaatagAAATCCAGGAAAGTTTGTCCAAGAAAGGCTAGAaaagatttaaaagaaagaaagaaaaacctagCCATGGTGGTACAGATAAGATGGACTTGGGAGAATAAAAATGTTGAAGAGAAATGTGTAAGTTATTTGCTGAGCGGTGTACAGTGTTCACCTTCTCCTTGGTCTCCTCCATGAAATATTCCGTAAAATCTACATTGTTTTCAATGCTTTCCGTGAGTAGATGCTCTGACAGGAGCGAGCATTTGGAGAGGTGTTGAATTAGCAAGCCAAGTGGTACGtggtgttaaaaaagaaaaaaaaaaaaaggctggtttTGGGGACTCAACAATTAGAGAAGGAGGGGACATCTGGCTAGAGTCATACTCCGTGTAGGAAAATGGAAACTTGCTTAAACCAACTCATGCATTCTTGAAAAGGTGCACAAAATGTAAGTTTatataatcaaaagcaaattTTCTACCATCTCACAATTTAATTCCAGAAAGATTACATTTTTCCTTCTCACCAAGCTTCCTCTGAGCAGAGGTACCTGACTTTTgcactgttaaaaagaaaaacaaaacattgtcatccagtcagttctgactcataaaaacccATCGCcctcgagtccgactcatagcgagtctctctaggacagagtagaactgccccatagggtttccaaggagtgcctggtggattcgaactgccggccttttggttagcagctatagctcttaaccactacaccaccagggttttcttctgactcatagctcatagcaaccctataaggcagggtagaactgctccatagggtttccaaggagtggctggtggattcaaactgccaaccttttggttagcaggcgtagctctcaactgctgcgccaccagggctccagtccctAATCTCAGTCTCTGTCAAGAAATGCTCCAAAAGCCAACAGTTGAAGACACAAGGGACACAGTAGTTAAAATCAACCTGTAGCGAGacaaaaaagtaaaagagaaCAATCATTAATAACTCAAACAATAAGTACCTATGGAGTAGACAatcaagaaatttaaaacaaaattctgtcatgcctgTAGGTTAACCAGCCCCTGGAATTGTTCTGAGTAATTGACACCATCTCTGCaagtaaaataaatcattttctAACTAGGAACCTGGGCTACCTGAAACATATGCCTCTTTGATAAAAGCTCAAATTGAACTCGCAGACTCTTTGCCCCTCACACACAGAATACATGCAGAACTTGTAGAGGAAGGAGATGTGTGAGTTAATGAAAAATAACAAATCAATGTAGTCTAAGTGTATCCTTGCCTTTGGAAAATTAACATAGCTTTCTTTCTCCATATTCAGTAACTTTTTCTGCACTTAATCTCCCCATCACCCACACCTGCTGGTGCCTCCTGTAACTCTTCTATCCAATTCTTTCTCTGAACCCCTAATCACACAAAGGTGGTTCATAAAATGGCCCAGTAACCCCTGAGGGTTTCATATAAACAGCAATAAGCGGAGGAAGTGCTGAGGGAAGTTGGGCAGAATTTACCCAACGAGGGAACCTTCCAGAATTGCTGGAACACCACTGATTACTCTGGCACTtaggagccctggctgcacagacattaagtgcttggctgctaactgaaaggttagtggttcgagcccatcagcagctccatgggagaaagatgtagcagtctgctgtcataaagatttacagccttggaaacactatggggcagttctactctctcctatagggtcactatgagttggaatcaactcaatggcaatgagtttattcTGGCACTGGGGAACAAAACCCTCAAGTTAAAAGAATCGAGAAGTCAGCCAGTGTCTTCTCTGGAAAGATCCTGAGAGAGTACTTATGCCAATGTTTGAATGGAAGCCCGATAGGGGGCAGAGACTTGTCCGAGTCCTCACTTGTGATTAGTAACCCTGCTTCCTGAGTCCTCCCCATTATTTCCCACCGTGCGCTATTGCTCTCCTCCTGTGGCCTTCCTGTAATTCCATAGGCCAGCCATACAATGAAGCAGTCCCCAGCATTCAAGGATTTCCTctactcctccctccccccaacccACCTCAATCCCATATAGAGTCAGTATTGTGATCAAATCAGAGAAGAAGGGTTAGGGTCCCACTGTATAAAATCTCTGTCTCTCAGAAACTGGAGAAATATATGACAAAGCCATTATTTTTTCCAGACAAAAATTAAAAGCTTGTCTAATTTGAGATTTTGCATATGTACATGCATATGTTTACGTGTGTacgtatgtacatatatgtgtgcagagccctggtagcacagtggttaagagcttggctgctaacctaaagatcagcagttcaaatccaccagctgctccttggaaaccctatggggcagtcctatatgtgtgtgtgtatagatggaTGTATaagtatatacgtgtgtgtgtgtatatatatatacacacacacacacgtgtgtgtgtgtgtgtgtgtgtatttgagcgTATATATACTTTCTCCTAGTAGTTGTTTTACAGTCCATCTGCTTAACCTGGGTCAGGTGAACCTCTTGCTCTGGGTCTTGCAAACTTTATATAtgcttgtatttatttttaattatgaaaagaACAGACAATATTATTTTTCCCATGCCATACCAGCTTATTTAACAACTAttattttgccatatttgcttctatttcttttaaaataaaataatacagataCAGTTAAAGTACCACTCCTCCATCTGTTTCCCTACCACCCCCTTTCCCCCTAGAAGTAGTCATTGCCCTTAAGTTTGTATGTTCCCTTCACTGGCATAACTTTGAACTTGTTTCCCCATAAGAATATatagtataatttttttaattccaataaataatACCATACTTTACATAACATTTTGTGACTtggtttttttcacttaatactaattttttctgtttatccagATTGATACAAGTAGATCTGGCTCATTCATTTAACCGCTATAGAATATTTCTTTCCTTGTTTAGATGAACCACAGTTTGTCCATTCTTCTACTGATGAACATTCAGTTTGCTTCCAGGATTTTCACTATTACACACAAAGCTGCAGTAAGCACATCTTCTTGTACAGACCCCAC
This DNA window, taken from Loxodonta africana isolate mLoxAfr1 chromosome 9, mLoxAfr1.hap2, whole genome shotgun sequence, encodes the following:
- the TNFSF8 gene encoding tumor necrosis factor ligand superfamily member 8 produces the protein MDPGLQQALNSVAPSQDTAMHVPAGSVASHLGTTSRSYFYFITATLALCLIFAVATIMVLVVQRTDSISNPPDNAPLKGGNCSENILCILKRAPFKKSWAYLQVSKHIKQTKLSWNADGIVDGVKYKDGNLVIQFPGLYFIICQLQFHVPQCPENSIDLKLELLVNEVVKKQALVTVCESGVKTKNIYQNLSQFLLEHLQVNTTVSVRVDKFEFVDTDTFPLENVLSIFLYSSSD